The following are encoded together in the Vigna unguiculata cultivar IT97K-499-35 chromosome 2, ASM411807v1, whole genome shotgun sequence genome:
- the LOC114174474 gene encoding sporozoite surface protein 2-like has translation MGFAEETGSDSSQASSSSSVSSLKAPCMIQESGCYRPNDPDQPDYSDWFDDLDGQNELDKHDDQDGTDHSDGPDKSHGPNDPNKCDDPDGPNNTNGLDKPDRWVCLVGSNDTNKENDLDGPDNPDGHDEPDGPNDQDESNDQNGPNELDEQDDPEGPNELDGPNDLKGLVQTIGLIRTIGSSGSSGSSISSGPFGSLSYFRSSDSPGSSGPSG, from the exons ATGGGTTTTGCGGAAGAGACGGGTAGTGATAGTAGTCAGGCCTCCTCATCCTCTAGTGTATCATCATTGAAGGCCCCATGTATGATTCAAGAG TCGGGATGTTACAGGCCTAACGACCCGGACCAGCCTGACTATTCAGACTGGTTCGACGATTTAGACGGGCAAAACGAACTAGACAAGCATGACGACCAGGATGGCACCGACCActcggacgggcccgacaaatCACACGGGCCTAACGACCCGAACAAGTgtgacgacccggatgggcccaaCAACACGAACGGGCTCGACAAACCAGACAG ATGGGTTTGTCTGGTCGGGTCTAATGACACAAACAAGGAAAACGACTTGGACGGGCCTGACAACCCGGACGGACACGATGAACCAGACGGGCCCAATGACCAAGATGAGTCCAACGACCAGAACGGGCCCAACGAGTTGGACGAGCAAGATGATCCGGAGGGGCCCAACGAACTTGACGGGCCAAATGACTTAAAAGGGCTCGTCCAAACCATTGGGCTCATCCGAACCAttggctcgtccgggtcgtctggCTCGTCTATATCGTCAGGCCCGTTTGGATCGTTGAGCTACTTCAGGTCGTCAGACTCGcctggatcgtcgggcccgtccgggtag